The following are encoded together in the Chanodichthys erythropterus isolate Z2021 chromosome 16, ASM2448905v1, whole genome shotgun sequence genome:
- the LOC137003589 gene encoding uncharacterized protein yields the protein MEKLHIFSDGAASHFKNKFIWSFMSTIFGEIFPSLKVEWHFFATSHGKGAVDGVGGTVKRSVSSAVLSRKVIVNNAQSFAKTAAHYCPNINIKLVMERDIQTFTHEHQLERLWTDVKPLIGTQSVHHIEPISWGLIKHSQYSSSLEAATHKFHHSNEDEPQAHPTEPLVNIKTGDCLQICYKGKKSSREFVGLVTDLDSDGLEIQFLRRNDEMGFVYILPTKEDKSWVEKGQIIQRLSPFLDNRGRYHFKEAVLAE from the exons aTGGAAAAATTGCACATCTTCAGTGATGGAGCAGCATctcactttaaaaacaaatttatttggTCATTCATGTCCACAATCTTTGGGGAGATCTTTCCAAGCCTTAAG GTGGAATGGCACTTCTTCGCCACAAGTCATGGAAAGGGAGCTGTTGATGGAGTAGGTGGGACAGTGAAAAGGTCCGTTAGTTCAGCTGTGCTAAGCCGCAAGGTTATTGTGAACAATGCACAGTCCTTCGCAAAAACAGCTGCGCATTACTGCCCGaacattaatattaaacttGTTATGGAAAGGGACATACAGACGTTCACACATGAACACCAGCTAGAGCGTCTGTGGACGGATGTAAAACCTCTCATAG GAACCCAGAGTGTGCACCACATCGAGCCCATCTCTTGGGGCCTCATCAAACATAGTCAGTATTCGTCCTCATTAGAGGCAGCAACACACAAATTTCATCATTCAAATGAGGATGAGCCCCAAGCCCATCCAACTGAGCCACTGGTCAATATAAAAACAGGCGATTGTCTGCAGATCTGCTACAAAGGCAAAAAGTCTAGCAGGGAATTTGTCGGCCTTGTTACCGATTTGGATTCTGATGGGTTAGAAATTCAGTTTCTCAGGAGAAATGATGAAATGGGATTCGTTTACATCCTCCCTACAAAGGAAGACAAGTCATGGGTGGAAAAAGGACAAATAATCCAGCGCCTCAGTCCTTTCCTTGACAACAGAGGCCGTTATCATTTCAAAGAGGCAGTACTGGCagagtga
- the LOC137003554 gene encoding apolipoprotein M-like, giving the protein MLMNTSWSAVGSLMGLFYFWMQVMVPCLPPAPLSISHLNTDEYMGSWHLVAVSVWDEHDLRNYKYVDNSILHIEKGDNDTLNVTEFYSILGWCQKNAWTYDTSILEPFMLRSDMDAFALVWDGKFVNCPSCIIMLHVDRKNKIRSTMLFDRGEKTPDEVIQKFKSKMECLYMKDFLKLPREKAQCQIEAAA; this is encoded by the exons ATGCTTATGAACACATCATGGAGTGCCGTTGGCTCACTAATGGGtctgttttatttttggatgCAGGTCATGGTGCCATGTCTTCCTCCAGCCCCTCTCTCCATTTCTCATTTGAATACTGATGAG TATATGGGCTCTTGGCATCTTGTGGCAGTATCTGTATGGGATGAACACGATCTTAGGAACTACAAGTATGTCGACAACTCTATTCTTCACATCGAGAAAGGCGATAACGACACCCTGAATGTGACTGAGTTCTACAGCAT TTTAGGCTGGTGTCAGAAAAATGCTTGGACCTACGATACGTCTATTCTGGAACCTTTCATGTTAAGAAGTG ATATGGATGCCTTTGCACTGGTCTGGGATGGCAAGTTCGTAAATTGCCCTTCATGCATTATAATGCTACATGTGGACAGGAAGAATAAAATAAGAAGTACTATGTTATTCG ATCGGGGTGAAAAAACACCAGATGAAGTGATACAGAAATTTAAGTCAAAAATGGAGTGTCTATATATGAAAGATTTCCTCAAGTTACCTCGGGAAAAAG CTCAATGTCAAATTGAGGCAGCAGCTTAA
- the LOC137002430 gene encoding E3 ubiquitin/ISG15 ligase TRIM25-like, translating to MAESSISVAQDQFNCSICLDLLKDPVTIPCGHSYCMNCITNYWDQDDQKGVYSCPQCRQTFTPRPVLGKNTMLAEVVEKLKKTKRQAARPAQCYTESGDLECDVCTGDKNKAIKSCLVCLESYCQTHFKRHEEFHSRKRHKMTDAIERLQEMICPQHDRLLEMYCRTDQICVCVLCMANEHKAHDTVSPAEERTEKQKHLEETQRKFQQRIQEKQRELVELREAVESHKRSAQAAVEDSERIFTELIHSIERSRSEVTQLIRDQEKVLISQAKGLLEQLEQEIDDLRRRDAELEQLSHTDHHIHFLQSFQSLSVPPGSTDLSIVTVSSCFSFDNLRTFISQLEEKLQHAFKEQKENLFGIVRYIEMIPTPEYKSRNEFLQYYQRFTLDSDSAHKYLRLSESNRVVTNMKKAQPCRDHPDRFTHLSQVLCRESVCGRCYWEVEWSGVVDISVSYKSISRKGWGGDCELGCNDQSWCLICSESSCSFGHNYNLIELPEVSSLSRIGVYVDHSAGTLSFYSVSDTMTLIHRVHTTFTQPLYPAFLVCYYAQVKLCDSA from the exons ATGGCAGAATCTAGTATTTCAGTGGCTCAGGATCAGTTCAACTGTTCAATCTGCCTGGATCTACTGAAGGATCCAGTGACCATTCCCtgtggacacagttactgtaTGAACTGTATTACAAACTATTGGGATCAGGATGATCAGAAGGGAGTCTACAGCTGTCCTCAGTGCAGACAGACCTTCACTCCAAGACCTGTTTTAGGTAAAAACACCATGCTGGCTGAAGTGGTGGAGAAACTCAAGAAGACAAAAAGACAAGCTGCTCGTCCTGCTCAATGTTACACTGAATCTGGAGATCTGGAGTGTGATGTCTGTACTGGAGACAAAAACAAAGCCATCAAGTCCTGTCTGGTATGTCTGGAATCTTACTGTCAGACCCATTTTAAACGCCACGAGGAATTTCACTCTAGAAAGCGACACAAAATGACTGATGCCATTGAAAGACTGCAGGAGATGATCTGCCCTCAACATGACAGATTGCTGGAAATGTACTGTCGTACTGATCAGATCTGTGTATGCGTTCTATGCATGGCGAACGAACACAAAGCCCATGATACCGTATCACCTGCTGAAgaaaggacagagaaacag AAACACTTGGAAGAGACCCAGAGAAAATTCCAGCAGAGAATCCAGGAGAAACAGAGGGAGCTTGTGGAGCTGAGAGAGGCTGTGGAGTCTCACAAG CGCTCTGCACAGGCAGCAGTGGAGGACAGTGAGAGGATCTTTACTGAGCTGATCCACTCCATTGAGAGAAGCCGCTCTGAGGTGACACAGCTGATCAGAGACCAGGAAAAGGTTCTTATAAGTCAAGCTAAAGGACTCTTGGAGCAACTGGAGCAGGAGATTGATGATCTGAGGAGGAGAGATGCTGAACTGGAGCAGCTTTCACACACAGACCATCACATCCATTTCCTCCAG AGTTTCCAGTCACTCTCTGTCCCTCCTGGATCTACAGACTTATCCATCGTCACTGtcagttcttgtttttcttttgataATTTAAGAACATTTATCTCTCAGTTGGAAGAGAAACTGCAGCATGCTTTTaaagagcagaaagaaaacttATTTGGAATAG TGAGATACATCGAGATGATTCCCACCCCTGAATACAAGAGCAGGAATGAGTTCCTACAAT ATTACCAGCGGTTCACTCTGGATTCAGATTCAGCCCATAAATACCTCAGGCTGTCTGAGTCGAACAGGGTGGTTACTAACATGAAGAAAGCTCAGCCGTGTCgtgatcatccagacagatttaCTCATTTGTctcaggtgttgtgtagagagagtgtgtgtggacgctgttactgggaggtcGAGTGGAGTGGTGTGGTGGATATttcagtgtcatataagagcatcagcaggaaaGGATGGGGGGGTGACTGTGAGCTTGGTTGTAATGATCAGTCCTGGTGTTTGATCTGCTCTGAATCCAGTTGCTCATTCGGTCACAATTACAATCTGATTGAACTCCCTGAAGTCTCCAGCTTGTCtagaataggagtgtatgtggatcacagtgcaggaactctgtccttctacagcgtctctgacACAATGACCCTCATTcacagagtccacaccacattCACTCAGCCTCTCTATCCTGCTTTTTTGGTTTGCTATTATGCACAAGTGAAATTGTGTGATTCAGCCTAA
- the LOC137002431 gene encoding E3 ubiquitin/ISG15 ligase TRIM25-like: MAESSVSLAQDQFSCSICLDLLKDPVTIPCGHSYCMSCITDCWDQDDQKRVYSCPQCRQTFTPRPVLGKNTMLAEVVEKLKKTTIQAAHSARCFAGSGDVECDVCTGDKNKAIKSCLLCLESYCQTHFDRHEEFHSRKRHKMTDAIERLQEMICPLHDRLLEMYCRTDQICVCVLCMANEHKAHDTVSPAEGRTEKQKHLEETQRKFQQRIQERQKEIEDLREAVESHKRSAQAAVEDSERIFTELIHSIERSRSEVTQLIRDQEKVLISQADGLLEQLEQEIDDLRRRDAELEQLSLTGHIHFLQSFQSLSVPPGSTNLSGITVSSCLSFDNLRTFVSQLEDKLQHAFKEEKENLCRIVRYIEMIPTPEYKSRNEFLQYYQRFTLDSDSAHKYLRLSELNRVVTTMKKVQRHPDHPVRFTHLSQVLCRESVCGRCYWEVEWSGVVDISVSYKSISRKWWGDECRFGHNDQSWSLSCSESSCLFCYNYKQTSLPVVSSSCRIGVYVDHSAGTLSFYSVSDTMTLIHRVHTTFTQPLYPGFWVYYNAQVKLCDST, from the exons ATGGCAGAATCCAGTGTTTCTTTGGCTCAGGATCAGTTCAGCTGTTCAATCTGTCTGGATCTACTGAAGGATCCAGTGACCATTCCCtgtggacacagttactgtaTGAGCTGTATTACAGACTGCTGGGATCAGGATGATCAGAAGAGAGTCTACAGCTGTCCTCAGTGCAGACAGACCTTCACTCCAAGACCTGTTTTAGGTAAAAACACCATGCTGGCTGAAGTGGTGGAGAAACTAAAGAAGACAACAATACAAGCTGCTCATTCTGCTCGGTGTTTCGCTGGATCTGGAGATGTGGAGTGTGATGTCTGTACTGGGGACAAAAACAAAGCCATCAAGTCCTGTCTGCTGTGTCTGGAATCTTACTGTCAGACCCATTTTGATCGTCACGAGGAATTTCACTCTAGAAAGCGACACAAAATGACTGATGCCATTGAAAGACTGCAGGAGATGATCTGCCCTCTACATGACAGATTGCTGGAAATGTACTGTCGTACTGATCAGATCTGTGTATGCGTTCTATGCATGGCGAACGAACACAAAGCCCATGATACCGTATCACCTGCTGAAGGGAGGACAGAGAAACAG AAACACTTGGAAGAGACCCAGAGAAAATTCCAGCAGAGAATCCAGGAGAGACAAAAGGAGATTGAGGATCTGAGAGAGGCTGTGGAGTCTCACAAG CGCTCTGCACAGGCAGCAGTGGAGGACAGTGAGAGGATCTTTACTGAGCTGATCCACTCCATTGAGAGAAGCCGCTCTGAGGTGACACAGCTGATCAGAGACCAGGAAAAGGTTCTTATAAGTCAAGCTGATGGACTCTTGGAGCAACTGGAGCAGGAGATTGATGACCTGAGGAGGAGAGATGCTGAGCTGGAGCAGCTTTCACTCACAGGTCACATCCATTTCCTCCAG AGTTTCCAGTCTCTCTCTGTCCCTCCTGGATCTACAAACTTGTCCGGCATTACTGTCAGTTCTTGTCTTTCTTTTGATAATTTAAGAACATTTGTCTCTCAGCTGGAAGATAAACTGCAGCATGCTTTTAAAGAGGAGAAAGAAAACTTATGTAGAATAG TGAGATACATCGAGATGATTCCCACCCCTGAATACAAGAGCAGGAATGAGTTCCTACAAT ATTACCAGCGGTTCACTCTGGATTCCGATTCAGCCCATAAATACCTCAGGCTCTCTGAGTTGAACAGAGTGGTTACTACCATGAAGAAGGTCCAGCGGCATCCTGATCATCCAGTCAGATTTACTCATTTGTctcaggtgttgtgtagagagagtgtgtgtggacgctgttactgggaggttGAGTGGAGTGGTGTGGTGgatatatcagtgtcatataagagcatcagcaggaagtGGTGGGGAGATGAGTGTAGATTTGGACATAATGATCAGTCGTGGAGTTTGTCCTGCTCTGAGTCCAGTTGCTTATTCTGTTACAATTACAAACAGACTTCACTCCCTGTAGTCTCCAGCTCCTGtagaataggagtgtatgtggatcacagtgcaggaactctgtccttctacagcgtctctgacACAATGACCCTCATTcacagagtccacaccacattCACTCAGCCTCTCTATCCTGGGTTTTGGGTTTACTATAATGCACAAGTCAAATTGTGTGATTCAACATAA